Proteins from a genomic interval of Pseudomonas paeninsulae:
- the bioF gene encoding 8-amino-7-oxononanoate synthase: MSFALAARLAERRAANLYRQRPLLDSPQGPLVKVDGRELLAFCSNDYLGLANHPQVIEAWRAGALRWGVGSGASHLVIGHSTPHHELEEALAEFTGRPRALLFSTGYMANLGAVTALLGQGDTVLEDRLNHASLLDAGLLSGARFSRYLHNDAASLSNRLDKAVGNTLVVTDGVFSMDGDLAELPALCAAAKAKGAWVMVDDAHGFGPLGASGGGIVEHFGLGQDDVQVLVGTLGKAFGTAGAFVAGSEELIETLVQFARPYIYTTSQPPALACATLKSLELLRSENWRREHLNALIKRFREGAQSIGLELMDSATPIQPILIGDSGRAMRLSQLLRERGLLVTAIRPPTVPAGSARLRVTLSAAHSAAQLERLLEALAECWTLLESSDA; this comes from the coding sequence ATGTCCTTCGCTCTCGCCGCCCGCCTCGCCGAACGCCGCGCTGCCAACCTCTACCGCCAGCGGCCCTTGCTCGACTCGCCGCAAGGGCCGCTGGTCAAGGTCGACGGCCGCGAGCTGTTGGCCTTCTGCTCCAACGACTACCTCGGCCTGGCCAATCACCCGCAGGTGATCGAGGCCTGGCGCGCCGGCGCCCTGCGTTGGGGGGTCGGCAGCGGCGCCTCGCACCTGGTGATCGGTCACAGCACGCCGCACCACGAACTGGAAGAAGCCCTGGCCGAATTCACCGGGCGACCGCGGGCGCTGTTGTTCTCCACCGGCTACATGGCCAACCTCGGCGCGGTCACCGCGCTGCTGGGGCAGGGCGATACGGTGCTGGAGGACCGCCTCAATCACGCCTCCTTGCTGGATGCCGGTTTGCTCAGCGGTGCGCGCTTTTCCCGCTATCTGCACAACGACGCCGCCAGCCTGAGCAACCGCCTGGACAAGGCCGTCGGCAATACCCTGGTGGTCACCGACGGGGTGTTCAGCATGGACGGCGACCTGGCCGAGCTGCCGGCGCTGTGTGCGGCGGCCAAGGCCAAGGGCGCCTGGGTGATGGTCGACGATGCCCATGGCTTCGGCCCGCTCGGCGCCAGCGGTGGCGGTATCGTCGAGCACTTCGGCCTGGGCCAGGACGACGTCCAGGTGCTGGTCGGCACCCTGGGCAAGGCCTTCGGCACCGCCGGGGCCTTCGTCGCCGGCAGCGAGGAGTTGATCGAAACCCTGGTGCAGTTCGCCCGGCCGTATATCTACACCACCAGCCAGCCGCCAGCGCTGGCCTGCGCCACCCTGAAGAGCCTGGAGTTGCTGCGTAGCGAGAATTGGCGGCGCGAGCACTTGAACGCCTTGATCAAACGCTTCCGTGAAGGGGCTCAATCTATTGGTCTTGAATTGATGGACAGCGCTACGCCGATTCAACCGATCCTGATCGGTGACAGCGGCCGCGCCATGCGCCTGTCGCAGCTGCTGCGCGAGCGTGGCTTGCTGGTCACCGCGATTCGTCCGCCCACGGTGCCGGCCGGCAGTGCGCGCCTTCGCGTTACCTTGTCGGCGGCGCACAGCGCTGCCCAGCTCGAGCGGCTGCTGGAAGCCTTGGCCGAATGCTGGACGTTACTGGAGAGCAGCGATGCGTGA